Proteins encoded in a region of the Sulfurimonas marina genome:
- the lepA gene encoding translation elongation factor 4, with protein sequence MENIRNFSIIAHIDHGKSTLADRIIQECGAVSDRELSSQMMDTMDIEQERGITIKAQSVRLDYVKDGEHYILNLIDTPGHVDFSYEVSKSLASSDGALLIVDAAQGVEAQTIANVYLALDNDLELIPVINKIDLPAAEPERVAEEIETSIGIDATDAVLVSAKTGIGIRELIDAIVDRVPAPVGDPDATTKAIIYDSWFDTYLGALALVRVFDGEISKGQTIKLMSSGEEHQVLDLMYPHPKKKIKTGSIKSGEIGIVVLGLKEVSVVSVGDTITDAKNPTAEPVGDYEPAKPFVFAGLYPIDTDKFEDLRDALDKLKLNDSSLSYEPETSVALGFGFRVGFLGMLHMEVIKERLEREYGLDLIATAPSVIYHVYMTDGTKIEVQNPSELPPVQKIDHIEEPYVRATVITPSEYLGNIITLLVSKRGNQTKMTYLNEDRVMLEYEIPMNEIVMDFYDTLKSISKGYASFDYEPIDFKQGDLVKLDIKVAGEAVDALSVIVPRTQALPRGRALVKNMKELIPRQLFEVAVQASLGSQVIARETVKSTGKNVTAKCYGGDITRKRKLLEKQKAGKKRMKAIGKVQLPQEAFMSVLKMD encoded by the coding sequence TTGGAAAATATTAGAAACTTTTCTATTATCGCACATATTGATCACGGTAAAAGTACACTAGCAGATAGAATTATCCAGGAGTGTGGAGCAGTAAGTGATAGAGAGCTTAGCTCACAGATGATGGATACTATGGATATTGAACAAGAGCGTGGTATCACGATCAAAGCACAATCTGTTAGACTTGACTATGTAAAAGACGGTGAGCACTATATCCTTAACCTTATAGACACTCCGGGCCACGTTGACTTTTCTTATGAGGTAAGTAAATCACTTGCCTCATCTGACGGTGCACTTTTAATCGTTGATGCTGCACAAGGTGTTGAAGCACAAACGATTGCAAATGTATATCTTGCACTTGACAATGACCTTGAACTGATCCCTGTTATCAACAAGATAGATCTCCCTGCAGCTGAACCTGAACGTGTAGCTGAAGAGATTGAAACTTCAATTGGAATCGATGCAACAGATGCCGTACTTGTCAGTGCGAAAACAGGTATAGGTATTCGTGAACTAATTGACGCTATCGTTGATCGTGTACCTGCACCTGTTGGAGATCCTGATGCAACAACGAAAGCGATTATTTACGATTCTTGGTTCGATACATATCTCGGTGCACTTGCACTTGTTCGTGTATTTGACGGAGAGATCTCAAAAGGTCAAACGATTAAACTTATGAGTAGTGGAGAGGAGCATCAGGTACTTGATCTTATGTATCCACACCCTAAGAAAAAGATCAAAACAGGTTCAATCAAATCAGGTGAGATCGGTATTGTTGTACTTGGACTTAAAGAGGTAAGTGTTGTAAGCGTTGGTGATACAATTACAGATGCTAAAAATCCTACTGCAGAGCCTGTTGGAGATTATGAACCGGCAAAACCGTTTGTATTTGCAGGACTTTATCCGATCGATACTGATAAATTTGAAGATCTTCGTGATGCGCTTGACAAGTTAAAACTTAACGACTCATCTTTATCTTATGAGCCTGAGACATCAGTGGCTCTTGGATTTGGTTTCCGTGTAGGTTTCCTTGGAATGCTACACATGGAAGTTATTAAAGAGAGACTTGAGCGTGAATACGGTCTTGACTTGATTGCAACAGCACCTTCGGTAATCTATCATGTATATATGACTGACGGGACAAAGATTGAAGTACAAAATCCTTCAGAACTACCACCTGTTCAAAAGATAGATCATATTGAAGAGCCGTATGTACGTGCAACTGTGATTACTCCAAGTGAATATCTTGGAAATATTATCACGCTACTGGTTTCTAAACGCGGTAACCAAACGAAGATGACTTACCTCAACGAGGATAGAGTTATGCTTGAGTATGAGATCCCTATGAATGAGATTGTAATGGATTTCTACGATACGCTGAAATCTATCTCAAAAGGGTATGCTTCTTTTGATTATGAACCAATTGACTTCAAACAGGGTGACCTTGTAAAACTTGATATTAAAGTTGCAGGTGAAGCTGTGGATGCTCTAAGTGTTATCGTGCCACGTACACAAGCGCTGCCGCGCGGACGTGCACTTGTAAAAAATATGAAAGAGTTAATTCCTCGCCAACTTTTCGAAGTTGCTGTTCAAGCATCTCTTGGAAGTCAGGTTATTGCTCGTGAGACTGTAAAATCTACAGGTAAAAATGTTACGGCAAAATGTTACGGTGGTGATATCACCCGTAAAAGAAAACTGCTTGAAAAACAAAAAGCAGGTAAAAAACGTATGAAAGCTATCGGAAAAGTACAACTTCCGCAAGAGGCATTTATGTCCGTACTAAAAATGGATTAA
- a CDS encoding ribose-phosphate pyrophosphokinase produces the protein MRGYKIFAGTASVDFAKEICSVLDVPLAKADVKKFSDGEISVQISESVRGRDVFIVQSTGAPSNDNLMELLIMTDALRRSSASSITAVVPYYGYARQDRKAAPRVPITAKLVADMYQTAGIDRVVTIDLHAGQIQGFFDIPVDNLYGSITFETYIKSKNLKNPIIASPDIGGVARARYFASRMGLEMVIVDKRREKANESEVMNIIGDVTDKDVIMIDDMVDTAGTMVKAATALKNKGANSVMACATHGVLSGKAYDNLSNGELDELIITNTLETKQHNKIKVLTVAPLFAEVIRRVYHNESVNSLFM, from the coding sequence ATGCGTGGTTATAAAATTTTTGCTGGTACTGCAAGTGTCGATTTTGCTAAAGAGATCTGTTCTGTTTTAGATGTGCCGTTGGCAAAAGCTGATGTTAAAAAGTTTAGTGACGGTGAGATCTCAGTACAAATTTCTGAGTCTGTTCGTGGTCGTGATGTTTTCATTGTACAATCTACTGGTGCTCCATCTAATGATAACTTAATGGAACTTCTCATCATGACAGATGCACTTCGCCGCTCTTCTGCATCAAGCATCACTGCTGTTGTTCCATACTATGGATATGCAAGACAAGATCGTAAAGCTGCTCCAAGAGTTCCAATTACTGCAAAACTAGTAGCCGATATGTATCAAACTGCAGGTATAGACAGAGTTGTAACTATCGATCTACACGCTGGACAAATTCAAGGATTCTTCGATATTCCAGTTGATAACCTCTACGGAAGTATCACTTTTGAGACATATATCAAATCTAAAAATCTTAAAAACCCTATTATCGCTTCTCCGGACATAGGTGGGGTTGCTCGTGCTAGATATTTCGCAAGCAGAATGGGCTTAGAGATGGTTATCGTTGATAAACGTCGTGAGAAAGCAAACGAGAGTGAAGTTATGAACATTATCGGTGATGTTACAGATAAAGATGTAATTATGATCGACGATATGGTAGATACTGCAGGTACTATGGTAAAAGCGGCAACTGCACTTAAAAATAAAGGTGCTAACTCTGTAATGGCTTGTGCAACTCACGGAGTTCTCAGCGGAAAAGCATACGATAACCTTTCAAACGGTGAACTTGATGAACTTATCATCACAAATACACTAGAGACAAAACAACACAATAAAATTAAAGTTTTAACAGTAGCTCCACTTTTCGCTGAAGTAATCCGTAGAGTTTACCACAACGAAAGTGTTAACAGCCTGTTTATGTAG